DNA sequence from the Pirellulales bacterium genome:
GCGGCGTCGCGTCATCAATTTTCTCAGTTGCAAGCATTTTCCAGGTTTGCGGTCTCTAAAAGTTGACGCCCAGTTGGGAGTGGTCACAATTAGCGGGCGAGTCAGCACTTTCCACGAGCGTCAACTGTGTATCAATTGTTGCCGACGCGTGGCGGGTGTAGTTCGGTTAGACGACCGGGTAGTCGTGTCGCCTCCGAATTCGACTAGCC
Encoded proteins:
- a CDS encoding BON domain-containing protein, with the protein product MVCLEAQPRRADQELRRRVINFLSCKHFPGLRSLKVDAQLGVVTISGRVSTFHERQLCINCCRRVAGVVRLDDRVVVSPPNSTSRSGVKNAPLVSSNCPGLEP